The DNA sequence ACAAAATATGCAAAATATGTACGGAAAACATTTCGGATTTTAATAGCACGGAGAATGATAATGTAATTCACTTGTAGCGAAAGAAGTTTCAAACACATGTTAGTCTGTTGAATCAAAATGAATTTCTAGCAAAGTAGCAATAATCTTAAACGGATTCCGAATGCATGATTAGTTCACTCAAACCTTGCACACAAGTTTGTTATTGACAGTGGATGAAGTGTGGGGAGAGGGAATGTGAACACTGAGCCTCATGAGAGGGTCCACGGAGATGCTGACCAGTTTGAGACACCCTACGGTTCCAACATGTTCGAGAATCATGCCACTTCGGGTCGCTGTACCCTATGCCCGTGGCCATCGAAATTGACGCAAGATTTATATAATTTGACATGTTGAAACCCAAAGGGAAAAAGGCTAATGAGTGTTGAAACTTGAAACACGTTTCAATGTTTCTTCATCGACTCAAAATTGacattacttttatttatttatttattcattttagcCGTTTTcccttctattttattttgtcataCCTTATTGAAACAGAGGcttaatcttatcttttttttttattttttattttttgtgtgcGCGCGTTATCCTTTTTTGTTTGAGAAACATTAGAGCAATATAACCTTTTGGAAAGAATGTTAATCATTTTTGTTAGAATCAAGCAAAGGCTATATATGTTCAAGTTACATTTTTTCTCTAATTTAAACGACTCGTGTATAGCATTGAATATGTCAAATTGAAAAGTTTGAATAACAATTCTCTTCCACCTAAAATCAGTTTAGAGATATGAAATTACTAATACCAAGTATCCCCTAACGTTGAAGATTATGgaataaaaatgtaaaatatacTATACCTTCCATGAGTCAAGAAGCATGTCTCAAGTTGCCGATATTCATTAACAAAAAGACATACACAAATCTGATGAACACAAAGCCCAAACGGCTGTTGCATGTTTACCATGAGTATCTATTATGGAAAGAAGTCAATTCCCATCTCCATAATAGCATTCAGCAGAAAATCAACACGAAGAGTAAACTCATCATCACAAGATTGAGCAAGATATTCGTAACGAAACCGTAATTCTTTGATTTGCTGAGCAGATCTTTTCCACAAACTAGTCTCATCCAAGTTAAGGTTGAAACAGCCTCTAAAGTCAAGCGATTTGAGGCGAGAGCATCCATTAAGAATTAAAAATCTCTCTTTAAcagtaatttttcaattactttgGGCTACATTAATATCAAACAACTACTCGAATGAAAATGGCAAAAACATCTTTTTATAAAGATGCTTTGTTCTTTTTTGGGTGactaaatagaaaagaaagaaaaaaaagagacaaaaccaaattaattggCTAGGGTCATATCTAAATTTATTAGATGTTGAAGCTCACTCCATGGTTGGTTCCAATTCGAGTGAATGTCCGCGACAGAAGCAGCTGCTTTAGCCATACAATCTGCAACACTATTTGCAGTCCTCTGAATTAAAAGAATAGAGACTCTCCAATTTCAATTCATAACCTCCTGAATATGCTTTGCCAAATCCCATTCCGGAATATCCTTACTAAGCTTTCTTTGGTTTACCAAGAAAAGAGCTTCTAAACAGTCTGTTTCACAAATAACCTCACGAAATCCACTCTCCTAAGCAAGAAGTAAACCTCTCCAAATTGCATACAATTCAGCAAAAAGAACACTGCACACTTCGACTTTTCCAGTGCAACCATTCAACCAACATCCATCAGGATTGCGAATAATACAACTAAAACCAGCATAGCCAGAAGGAGCAAACCAACTAGCATCACAATTCAATTTAATAGAATGAACTGGAGGTGGAACCCAATGCAAACAAAGTGAAGGAGGAGACAGAGATTGATGCATAGCAAAAATAGTGTGAAACTCCCTTACTGAACTACGAATCAAACTCACCACTTTACTAGCACTCCATGAATCATCTATATTAAATAAGTCATGATTCCTGCTTCTCCAAATCCACTAGATGgtcgaaaagaaaagaaaagcatcTCCACTCCTTGCACCTCTATAGAGCCAATCATGTAAATTCGAGTTATCTGATACAGGCCTAAAGGGTCCAGACCTCCTTGGCACTAGGGCACTCCGAAGACAATGAAGAATGGATTCAGAACCATTCTGACACCGATGACAGGTGCTAGATAAAGCTAAACCACGACCCAAACGAAACTCTGCCGTAGGAATAGCATTATGAAGACTGAGCCAAATCAAGAACTTATACTTCTCAGGAATATGCAGACGCCATACCCACAACCAATTATCATGCTTATTCCAGTCAAACTTTCCTTTGGCTAGCCAACTGTACCCACTCCTAGCTGAGTAGAGTCTAGAAGATGCCACACCCCACGACCAACCCGAACTCTCTCCAGCATTCAAATCCGGATTATAAGCATTCAAACGCTGTTTGACATCTTCTGGAATGATAGAGAAAATATCATGGAGATACCATTGACCATCTTTCCAAACGTCTCTAATAGTTAAATCAGAGTCAGATATATGTACAAAAGGGACATCTTGAGCAATTGGGCCCTCAATACTCCAATTGTCAAACCAAAAGGATTGATCAAGTGACCCAACGCACCAAGAGAAGGCATCCTTAAGAGCACCAAAAGCCTTTGAGATACTCTTCCAAACATGAGAAGCATTGCAAGGGACAGGGCCATCTAAAACTCCCTCATTCCTCAGATACTTCGCCATCAATAGAGCAACCCAAGGCTTGTCCTGACAATGAAAAAGTTGCCACACCAATTTACCAAGTAAAGATATATTAACACACGTAGGGTCTCTAACACCCAGGCCACCAAATTTTTTTGGAGTGATCACGGTCCTCCAATTAACAAGAGAAAGACCTCTACCATCAATTTGACCCTTCCAAAGAAACTGTCTCATCATAGAAGATAATTTATCGCAAACCCAATTTGGAAAAAAAGATACCTGCATATTATAGACAGGAATGGATGCTGCAACAGAATTGATCAGGCAAAGTCTCCCTGCTTTATTTAGAAGCCTTCCTTTCCAATTAGCTAATCTTCCCCTCATCTTTTCAATCACCGAATGAAAAGAAGCCCTACTGGTACGGGAATGATTAAGGTTAACTCCAAGATATCTTCCTAAGTCCAAAGCAAAACGTATTGAAGaaacactaataaaaatatctcttCTACGAGCAGTCACATTTTTAGAACAAAAAGTTTTAGACTTTTCAAGATTCACTTTCATGCCAGATGCCTTGCAAAAAATGTTAAGAGAATGCATGACCATTTAGACCTGACTTTTTGTAGCCTGGCAGAAGAGTAAGAGATCATCTACAAACATcaaatgaaaaaattttgagCCACCCCTAGTGACAGAAAGACAATTATAAAGTCAACTTTGTAATATCCACCTTAATATTATTGCTGTAGTTCTGCTCACCTTCAACTCTTGAAGCAAAATATATTACAGCTGCTCACTCTAATTTTAAGTTAGCAAGGCCCTTTTGGAACCCAAAGGGAAAAAGACTAATGAGTGTTAGAGAGTTGAGACACGTTTTTCGTCGACTTAAAGTtgattttatcttttcttttatttatttatcttctattttcttgatgaaaagtttaaatattatgtataaaatactaaaattaagaCATTAATCTACCATAGTTTATTACAATGTCTTGTAATTTTTGCTAGAATCAACCTAGGCAAAGGCTATATATGTTCAGCTACCTTTTTTTCTCTAATTTAAACAACTTGTCTATAGCATCGAATATGTGGAATTAAAAAGTTCGAATACCAATTCTCCTACACCTAAAAGTAGTTAAGATATATGAACTTACCGATACTAAGTAGCCCTTAAAATTCAGTAACAAAAAGACAAAGCACAAATCTGATGAACATGGCATACAGCAGTTTCTACTCAAGAAAGAAAATCACTTGCATCATATTACCCCAAAGTTAAGACCATCCAAATCAATATTAAGTCAGGCTCATCATCAGAAGATTAAGCAAGATACTCATTTGAAAGtcgtaatttttttatttgctcAGCAGATCTTTCCCACAAACTAGTCTCCTCCAAATTAAGGTTTAAACAGCCTCTCAGATAAGGGATTCCAAATGAGGGCATCCTTAAGAATTGCAAGCTAAGTCAGCATTAGTGAGCCTATTTTTCAAGAGTATGAGATGCTGCAGATTTGGCATAACTTTTGGTATTGCCAAGGCATAGTCATCACTCATCACACTCAATGCCTTctattttcttccttttcttgaCACCTTTAGAAGAGGGCAGCTTTGGCCTATAGTTTCGATACAATTCATAGAAAGATCGGCACCTAAAATCTCAAACTCCTCCAACACTGCAAGTTTCTTTGCAGCTTCTCTTAATCCATCATCTGATACACCGGGGTAAGTACAGATAAAACTAGGGTAGCAACGTTCTAGCCTCATACCCCTTAAATTGCTTCCACTGTGAAATACAAAACACCAAGAAACAAAAAACTTAGATTAAATAAATGGAAGGGATAAAAATAGATTATGCTACTACTCATCTACCATCTGATCAGTTCGTCAACGAATTATACCGTTCTTGT is a window from the Arachis stenosperma cultivar V10309 chromosome 3, arast.V10309.gnm1.PFL2, whole genome shotgun sequence genome containing:
- the LOC130967074 gene encoding uncharacterized protein LOC130967074 gives rise to the protein MASTSAGVDGEVSEAKVEETTMAAESPNWLDFPTELTSKILQMCSTALLTSTIILFSGFIGSNLRGMRLERCYPSFICTYPGVSDDGLREAAKKLAVLEEFEILGADLSMNWLLSIGRYLGVNLNHSRTSRASFHSVIEKMRGRLANWKGRLLNKAGRLCLINSVAASIPVYNMQDKPWVALLMAKYLRNEGVLDGPVPCNASHVWKSISKAFGALKDAFSWCVGSLDQSFWFDNWSIEGPIAQDVPFVHISDSDLTIRDVWKDGQWYLHDIFSIIPEDVKQRLNAYNPDLNAGESSGWSWGVASSRLYSARSGYSWLAKGKFDWNKHDNWLWVWRLHIPEKYKFLIWLSLHNAIPTAEFRLGRGLALSSTCHRCQNGSESILHCLRSALVPRRSGPFRPVSDNSNLHDWLYRGARSGDAFLFFSTI